From a single Rutidosis leptorrhynchoides isolate AG116_Rl617_1_P2 chromosome 5, CSIRO_AGI_Rlap_v1, whole genome shotgun sequence genomic region:
- the LOC139850234 gene encoding pentatricopeptide repeat-containing protein At2g13600-like codes for MSSIFKTLHVIKNPVKSLVGYIESSVSVLKHCTKQRLITQGQVFHAHFYKLGISSHRHVAVKLLIMYLDFKKSSDVDQLLKDYDGFDMIVHNCLITANVDTGNVDYARKLFDEMPERNEVSWTALISGYLKYGRVDESMSLFWRNPYHNVISWTAAISGLLSNRKHSKSMELFIEMLRFGVTPNNVTFVSVVRTCAEMGDFVLGTSVLSLVVRLGFEDDVSVCNSLITFSLRLDKMEMASRIFEGMKEKDVISWTAILDMYVEMGDLDKARSFFDVMPEKNEVSWSAMIARYSQKGHAEEAIKLFRQMVESGTSPNSSCLSSVINALANLKALHSGENIHAHITKIGLENDVFVSSSLIDLYGSCGNLKDSRLVFDTVQNKNVVCWNTMISVYSSNGQLEEAKVLFDQITSKSIGSWNSMISGYLRNEQYDKIFEFFNRMLLSGQQPDVSTFSSVLCASANLTSLEKGKNIHGKTLKLGYQNDVFVGTALVDMYAKSGEIESSKRVFIRMREKNEVSWTAMIQGLAENGFAKESLELFQEMEKTGRVEPNELILLAILFACSHCGLVNRGLDYFNSMKTLYNIKPNERHYTCVVDMLSRAGRVSEAEDLIKSMPCEPEVNAWAALLSGCKTYGEDEIAERTAAKIQELAAKKSGGYVLLSNVYASAGKWPEVMKTRKLMKEKGLKKNGGCSWIEVRNELHLFYSQDGTHNDLNEIFGVLELFKYDMLPIS; via the coding sequence ATGAGCAGCATTTTCAAAACTCTGCATGTCATAAAAAACCCTGTAAAAAGTTTGGTTGGCTATATTGAATCAAGCGTTTCAGTCTTAAAGCACTGCACAAAACAACGTTTGATCACACAAGGACAAGTATTTCACGCCCATTTTTACAAACTGGGCATTTCATCACATAGACACGTGGCAGTGAAATTACTCATCATGTATCTAGATTTTAAAAAATCTTCAGATGTTGATCAGTTACTCAAGGATTATGATGGGTTTGATATGATTGTTCACAATTGTTTGATTACAGCTAATGTTGATACAGGGAATGTAGATTATGCACGCAagttgtttgatgaaatgcctgaaCGAAATGAAGTTTCTTGGACTGCTTTAATTTCTGGGTATTTGAAGTATGGGAGAGTCGATGAATCCATGTCGTTATTTTGGCGAAATCCTTATCATAATGTGATTTCTTGGACAGCTGCAATTAGTGGTTTGTTATCGAATAGAAAACATTCGAAATCAATGGAACTGTTTATTGAAATGTTAAGATTTGGGGTAACACCTAATAATGTTACGTTTGTTTCCGTTGTGAGAACGTGTGCTGAAATGGGTGACTTTGTGTTAGGGACTAGTGTTTTGAGTTTGGTTGTTAGACTTGGGTTTGAGGATGATGTTTCGGTTTGTAATTCGTTGATAACGTTTAGTTTGAGGTTAGACAAAATGGAAATGGCTAGCAGAATATTCGAAGGAATGAAGGAAAAAGACGTGATTTCTTGGACAGCGATTTTGGATATGTACGTTGAAATGGGAGATTTGGATAAAGCTCGAAGCTTTTTTGATGTTATGCCTGAAAAAAATGAAGTATCTTGGAGCGCAATGATCGCACGATACAGCCAAAAAGGTCATGCAGAAGAGGCTATTAAACTTTTTCGACAAATGGTTGAAAGTGGTACTAGTCCGAATTCATCTTGTCTTTCTAGTGTTATTAATGCATTAGCGAACCTTAAGGCGTTGCATTCGGGCGAAAACATCCATGCCCATATCACAAAAATTGGACTTGAAAACGATGTTTTTGTTAGTAGCTCGTTAATTGACTTATACGGTTCATGTGGAAACCTTAAAGATAGTCGTTTAGTGTTTGACACTGTCCAGAATAAGAATGTTGTCTGTTGGAACACAATGATTAGTGTTTATAGCTCGAATGGGCAGTTAGAAGAAGCTAAAGTTTTATTTGATCAGATAACTTCAAAAAGTATCGGTTCCTGGAATTCGATGATTTCTGGTTACTTAAGAAACGAACAATACGATaagatttttgaattttttaatCGCATGTTACTTTCGGGGCAACAGCCTGATGTTTCCACTTTTTCCAGTGTTTTGTGTGCGTCTGCAAACTTAACGTCGTTAGAAAAGGGGAAGAACATACATGGAAAGACGTTAAAACTCGGGTACCAAAACGATGTTTTTGTGGGGACCGCACTTGTTGACATGTATGCAAAATCGGGTGAAATCGAGAGTTCTAAACGCGTTTTTATTAGAATGCGTGAAAAAAACGAGGTTTCTTGGACTGCTATGATCCAAGGGCTAGCTGAAAACGGGTTTGCGAAAGAGAGTCTCGAATTATTTCAAGAAATGGAGAAAACGGGTCGGGTTGAACCGAACGAGCTCATCTTGTTAGCTATATTGTTTGCGTGTTCACATTGCGGTTTAGTTAACAGAGGTCTTGATTACTTTAACTCAATGAAAACGTTGTATAATATAAAACCGAACGAGAGACATTATACGTGTGTGGTTGACATGTTATCTAGAGCGGGTCGGGTGAGTGAAGCTGAAGATTTGATAAAGTCAATGCCATGTGAACCAGAAGTCAACGCGTGGGCCGCGCTTTTAAGTGGATGTAAAACGTACGGTGAAGATGAGATAGCGGAAAGGACGGCGGCAAAGATTCAGGAACTGGCGGCAAAGAAGTCGGGCGGGTATGTTTTATTGTCGAATGTTTACGCGTCGGCTGGAAAATGGCCGGAAGTTATGAAAACTAGAAAATTGATGAAGGAAAAAGGATTGAAGAAAAATGGAGGGTGTAGTTGGATTGAAGTTAGGAATGAGTTGCATTTGTTTTATTCACAAGATGGAACTCATAATGATTTAAATGAGATTTTTGGTGTATTAGAACTATTTAAGTATGATATGTTACCAATAAGCTAA